One window of the Cryptomeria japonica chromosome 7, Sugi_1.0, whole genome shotgun sequence genome contains the following:
- the LOC131856923 gene encoding S-locus-specific glycoprotein S6-like, with protein MATDSLFVCYCFLSVLYMLSLPHNCHSLTVDGGDSIALGASLTGNQSIVSKNGTFELGFFCPNGTNNWYIGIWYAQITEKTIIWVANRETPIRNKPGVLKLSTDGYLKLYDSEGRSIWSTRKNQKAIASRAIILDSGSFAMLGGHTISEIVWESFLYPTNTILSGMKVWKGIKLTSWRSSSDPAPGPFSFQMDPTPGKTDFLLLYNNNISYLNSGEWVGNQFTNMPEMSNKDSSKILKTAFVKISPTRMYFTFDQISLFDSFTQRVVLDKSGDLAAYNRISAVSKASNQETIAPGFHKIGG; from the exons ATGGCCACTGATAGTCTGTTTGTATGCTATTGCTTCCTTTCAGTGCTTTATATGCTTTCTCTACCTCACAATTGCCATTCCCTGACTGTTGATGGTGGAGACAGTATCGCTTTGGGGGCCTCTCTCACTGGAAATCAGAGCATAGTTTCAAAGAATGGCACCTTCGAATTGGGATTTTTCTGTCCTAATGGAACCAATAACTGGTACATCGGTATCTGGTACGCCCAAATCACCGAGAAGACCATTATTTGGGTGGCTAATAGAGAGACTCCCATCAGAAACAAGCCGGGCGTTTTGAAGCTATCAACAGACGGCTATCTCAAACTATATGATTCAGAGGGACGCTCAATTTGGTCGACAAGGAAGAACCAGAAAGCTATAGCCTCCAGAGCTATCATACTTGATTCCGGTAGTTTTGCTATGTTGGGTGGACACACCATTTCGGAGATTGTCTGGGAGAGTTTCTTGTACCCGACAAACACAATCTTGTCCGGAATGAAGGTGTGGAAAGGCATAAAGCTAACTTCCTGGAGAAGCTCGTCGGATCCAGCGCCTGGACCCTTCTCTTTCCAAATGGATCCAACCCCAGGCAAGACGGACTTTTTGCTCCTATATAATAACAATATTAGTTATTTGAACAGCGGAGAGTGGGTTGGTAACCAATTCACCAACATGCCAGAGATGTCTAATAAGGACTCTTCTAAAATTCTTAAGACCGCCTTTGTAAAGATTTCTCCCACAAGGATGTACTTCACGTTTGATCAAATATCATTATTTGATAGTTTCACTCAGCGTGTAGTCCTCGACAAGTCTGGAGATCTAGCAGCATACAATCGAATTAGTG CTGTCTCGAAGGCTTCAAACCAAGAGACAATCGCGCCTGGTTT